From a region of the bacterium BMS3Abin02 genome:
- a CDS encoding cytochrome C biogenesis protein transmembrane region, which produces MRTTTSLLGMTLVAFVLGSLFLPARVDAAQREAVVYYNEACDECVTYVAGELTDLMTAAGIPLTKNDYINQRKNRSDFNALNDRLGVPLDLQSHLATFVDDGRIILQGEPPRSVVEALLTPDEPLPEKILVYGEEQDRSEYQVWAFAGPVMTYPADTPVSEYLAWFEANREGFATDVHKPAKLLLPTVLLTGLVDGINPCALAILLFFISFLFTIRKTRVSVIRMGAVYIGAVYVVYFLIGLGLLRASTLLKGHWLGQAGAILLILLGLTNMLGALFPKFPLRMKVPESSKESLKTWMNRATLPTTLVLGTLVGLHTFPCSGGPYVAVLGLLAGQTHFWQGVGYLVLYNVMFVLPLVVVLFLALDPVLGGKIQAWERSSSKTIRSVTGAIMVVLGLGLLLWVV; this is translated from the coding sequence ATGAGAACGACGACATCACTCTTGGGCATGACCCTTGTGGCATTTGTCCTGGGGAGTTTGTTCCTGCCGGCCAGGGTGGACGCGGCGCAACGTGAGGCCGTCGTGTACTACAACGAGGCTTGCGACGAGTGCGTGACCTACGTCGCGGGGGAACTGACGGATTTGATGACCGCCGCCGGGATTCCCTTGACGAAGAACGACTACATCAACCAGCGGAAGAATCGGTCGGATTTCAATGCGTTGAACGACCGCCTGGGCGTGCCGCTGGACCTGCAAAGCCACCTCGCCACGTTCGTGGACGACGGTCGCATCATCCTTCAAGGCGAACCGCCCCGCAGTGTGGTGGAGGCATTATTGACTCCGGACGAACCTCTGCCGGAGAAGATTCTGGTCTACGGCGAAGAGCAGGACCGGAGCGAGTACCAGGTCTGGGCCTTCGCCGGGCCGGTCATGACGTATCCGGCGGACACGCCCGTCTCGGAGTACCTGGCATGGTTCGAGGCCAACAGGGAGGGGTTTGCGACCGATGTCCACAAACCGGCCAAGCTGCTGCTCCCGACGGTGCTCCTGACCGGACTGGTCGACGGGATCAATCCCTGCGCTCTGGCGATCCTGCTGTTCTTCATCTCCTTTCTGTTCACCATTCGCAAGACACGCGTCTCCGTCATCCGTATGGGTGCGGTGTACATCGGCGCGGTCTATGTCGTCTACTTCCTCATCGGGTTGGGCCTGCTGCGGGCCTCGACCCTCCTGAAGGGACATTGGCTGGGTCAGGCGGGCGCAATTCTGCTGATTCTGTTGGGCTTGACGAACATGTTGGGCGCCCTCTTTCCCAAGTTTCCTCTCCGCATGAAGGTGCCCGAAAGCAGCAAGGAATCGCTGAAGACGTGGATGAACCGGGCCACGTTGCCGACCACCCTGGTGCTGGGGACGCTGGTGGGACTGCACACGTTCCCCTGCTCGGGCGGCCCGTACGTGGCCGTGCTGGGTCTGCTGGCCGGCCAGACGCATTTCTGGCAGGGAGTGGGCTACCTGGTGCTGTACAACGTGATGTTCGTCCTTCCGCTGGTGGTCGTGCTGTTCCTCGCGCTGGACCCTGTATTGGGCGGCAAGATCCAGGCATGGGAACGATCCTCGTCGAAGACCATACGGAGCGTGACCGGGGCCATCATGGTTGTCCTCGGCCTGGGTCTGTTGCTCTGGGTCGTGTAG
- a CDS encoding double zinc ribbon has protein sequence MTQVRCGRCQTQFAVQGPGRYPCPACGAVNEVRETPSTDVFKKKPPPVSGPSSPRRTCPDCGISFIVGDIEVVVCPNCGARVSAGGDA, from the coding sequence ATGACGCAGGTTCGGTGTGGACGCTGCCAGACGCAGTTCGCGGTGCAGGGGCCGGGACGGTACCCGTGTCCCGCGTGCGGGGCGGTCAACGAGGTGCGCGAGACACCGTCCACCGATGTGTTCAAGAAGAAGCCGCCACCGGTGTCCGGACCGTCGTCTCCGCGACGCACGTGTCCCGACTGCGGCATCTCGTTCATCGTTGGGGACATCGAAGTGGTGGTCTGCCCGAACTGTGGCGCTCGAGTCTCGGCCGGAGGTGATGCGTGA
- the cycB gene encoding cyclodextrin-binding protein precursor, which translates to MVGLLLAACTTEVAPSTTEGPRPTVTSPSVTTTVEPDRLEVWVDDLRAAVLAPFVADFAERAGVTVDVVSYPFDEIATSAATGDGPDIFVASHDRLASLLEQGAVVRVDLGVVGPDLDPVAVQAVTSGGETYAIPYGLEAVALYVNVDTVAGDVVPDTFASLRTLCASFETCVGIPEGLYHQYGFLSSSGGYVFRPSPGGGWSVNDVGLSKGVEGAKALGRLVADGTVFAGPYGDVVDGFVAGETPFLITGPWQVRPFGDAGVDFVVHPLPTLEGRSLRPFVGVQAFFVSAGAPPDLAESFVREVLARPEVLTAAALADDRVPAYLPARSKLDAHIAGFVESVDGGDLLPGVAEMVAVWDPLDAALDAIYSGLDPVGALTSAEEAVVRATAP; encoded by the coding sequence GTGGTCGGACTGCTGCTGGCGGCGTGTACCACCGAAGTTGCGCCTTCGACGACCGAGGGGCCGCGCCCGACGGTCACTTCCCCGTCGGTCACGACAACGGTTGAACCTGACCGCCTCGAGGTGTGGGTGGATGACCTGCGAGCCGCGGTGCTCGCGCCGTTCGTCGCAGATTTCGCCGAGCGCGCCGGCGTGACGGTCGACGTGGTCTCCTACCCGTTCGATGAGATCGCGACCTCGGCGGCCACAGGAGACGGACCTGACATTTTCGTGGCTTCGCACGATCGACTGGCGTCGCTGCTCGAACAGGGTGCCGTCGTACGGGTCGACCTGGGGGTCGTCGGTCCCGACCTGGATCCCGTGGCGGTCCAGGCGGTGACGTCGGGTGGCGAGACGTACGCGATCCCGTACGGGCTCGAGGCGGTCGCACTGTATGTGAATGTGGACACCGTCGCCGGAGATGTCGTCCCTGACACGTTCGCGTCGCTTCGGACCCTCTGTGCGTCGTTCGAGACGTGTGTCGGCATCCCCGAGGGCCTCTATCACCAGTACGGGTTTCTCTCGAGCTCGGGCGGGTACGTGTTCCGCCCAAGCCCCGGCGGCGGATGGTCGGTGAACGACGTGGGGCTGAGCAAGGGGGTGGAGGGCGCGAAGGCGCTCGGGCGCCTCGTCGCGGATGGGACCGTCTTCGCCGGGCCGTACGGCGATGTCGTCGACGGGTTCGTCGCGGGTGAGACTCCGTTCCTCATCACCGGACCGTGGCAGGTGCGGCCGTTCGGCGACGCCGGTGTCGACTTCGTCGTGCACCCGTTGCCGACGCTCGAAGGGAGGTCGCTGCGCCCGTTCGTCGGTGTGCAGGCGTTCTTCGTGAGCGCCGGCGCTCCGCCCGATCTTGCAGAGTCGTTCGTGCGAGAGGTTCTGGCCAGGCCGGAGGTGCTGACGGCTGCGGCGCTCGCCGACGACCGTGTCCCGGCCTACCTGCCTGCCCGGTCGAAACTCGATGCACACATCGCGGGGTTCGTCGAGAGCGTCGACGGTGGCGACCTGCTTCCAGGCGTCGCGGAGATGGTGGCCGTGTGGGACCCTCTCGACGCGGCACTCGACGCGATCTACTCGGGGCTCGACCCTGTGGGCGCGCTCACAAGCGCCGAAGAGGCGGTGGTGCGGGCCACGGCGCCGTGA
- a CDS encoding hypothetical protein (protein of unknown function, DUF), with amino-acid sequence MQVDEQIESFKLSSGIPEEAHSCHTAVVDGYVIEGHVPAGAILRLLDTRPDAIGLALPGMPSDSPGMGGDTSTWESQPVMLITTDGALKPFDY; translated from the coding sequence GTGCAGGTCGACGAGCAAATCGAATCATTCAAGCTTTCGAGCGGCATCCCGGAGGAGGCGCATTCGTGCCACACCGCCGTGGTGGACGGCTATGTCATCGAAGGACACGTGCCTGCCGGCGCGATCCTGCGACTCCTCGACACGAGGCCCGACGCGATCGGACTGGCGTTGCCGGGCATGCCGTCGGATTCTCCCGGCATGGGTGGCGACACTTCGACCTGGGAGTCTCAGCCGGTGATGCTGATCACGACCGATGGAGCCCTGAAGCCGTTCGACTACTGA
- a CDS encoding putative FAD-linked oxidoreductase has translation MNTAELRAIVGAGNVSDSTDDLVVYGRDASRLEGDCLAVVWPSQPPQVTALVEWAQAVGVDLTPRGAGTGLCGGATPQKSLVVDLSRLNTVVSIDTTGRMARVGAGVVLGSLNRNLKVHDLFLPVVPGSHRAATIGGMIATNAAGLRAVRYGSMRRWVQELSLVDGRGRLRRIAGEALDDVVGREGVTGFIVEATVRLAALPHRRTVSLFADDDESVLSAQRDEWISDPRLTALEYLNRHAAGAIGWEPRPHLLAEFDSDGGELTDPDRIDAVWRARDGLYPVLAGHGYPVIEDPKLDADGLSVLLPWLDAEAIPAFGHLGVGIIHPCFPPDDERIATLYGQVADLGGQVSGEHGVGLKKKTWTTASYRAEVRRLKDIYDPQGVLNRGKLC, from the coding sequence ATGAACACGGCGGAGCTGCGTGCGATCGTCGGGGCGGGGAACGTATCGGACTCCACCGATGACCTGGTCGTGTACGGGAGGGACGCCTCCCGCCTGGAGGGGGACTGCCTGGCCGTGGTCTGGCCCTCGCAACCGCCACAGGTGACCGCCCTGGTCGAATGGGCGCAGGCGGTCGGTGTCGACTTGACACCGAGGGGCGCGGGCACGGGCCTGTGCGGCGGGGCAACCCCCCAGAAGTCCCTCGTCGTGGACCTCTCCCGCCTGAACACCGTCGTCTCCATCGACACCACAGGCCGGATGGCACGGGTGGGCGCCGGAGTCGTCCTGGGCTCCCTCAACCGCAACCTGAAAGTCCACGACCTGTTCCTGCCCGTCGTTCCCGGCAGCCACCGGGCGGCCACGATCGGCGGCATGATCGCCACCAACGCCGCCGGGCTGCGAGCCGTGCGGTACGGGTCGATGCGCCGCTGGGTGCAAGAACTGTCCCTGGTGGACGGTCGTGGTCGTCTACGTCGTATCGCTGGAGAGGCGCTCGACGACGTAGTCGGCCGCGAAGGCGTCACCGGCTTCATCGTGGAGGCGACGGTGCGCCTCGCCGCGCTGCCGCACCGAAGGACCGTCTCCCTGTTCGCGGACGATGACGAAAGCGTGCTGTCGGCCCAACGGGACGAATGGATCTCCGATCCCCGGCTCACGGCGCTCGAGTACCTCAACCGCCACGCCGCCGGCGCCATCGGCTGGGAGCCTCGCCCTCATCTGCTGGCCGAGTTCGACTCGGATGGCGGGGAGCTGACCGATCCGGACCGGATCGACGCCGTGTGGCGGGCCCGTGACGGCCTGTATCCGGTGCTCGCCGGACACGGCTACCCGGTCATCGAAGATCCGAAACTGGACGCCGACGGACTGTCGGTGCTGTTGCCATGGCTCGACGCCGAAGCCATCCCCGCCTTCGGTCATCTGGGGGTCGGCATCATCCATCCCTGTTTCCCCCCCGACGACGAGCGCATTGCCACCCTCTACGGACAGGTGGCGGACCTGGGTGGCCAAGTCAGCGGCGAACACGGCGTCGGACTGAAGAAGAAGACCTGGACCACCGCGAGTTATCGAGCCGAGGTACGGCGCCTGAAGGACATCTATGACCCTCAGGGTGTGCTGAACCGGGGAAAGCTATGTTGA
- a CDS encoding dinitrogenase iron-molybdenum cofactor, giving the protein MRLAIASSNSVTIQRHFGRTKDYVVVTVDDGREVAREVRSVESPAQLVEVGGHGPGQFESRMRIMTASVQDCDVLVAGGMGHPMVDAIERAGLDVILTNERLVEDIISAYLAGTLEHQPDLAHEPCH; this is encoded by the coding sequence ATGAGACTCGCTATCGCCTCCAGCAACAGTGTCACCATCCAACGCCACTTCGGCCGGACCAAGGACTATGTCGTCGTGACCGTCGACGACGGTCGCGAGGTCGCCCGTGAAGTCCGCTCCGTCGAGTCACCTGCACAACTCGTCGAGGTCGGCGGTCACGGGCCCGGCCAGTTCGAATCCCGCATGCGGATCATGACCGCGTCCGTCCAGGACTGTGACGTGCTCGTCGCCGGCGGGATGGGCCATCCGATGGTCGATGCGATCGAGCGGGCCGGTCTCGATGTGATCCTCACCAATGAACGCCTCGTGGAGGACATCATCTCTGCCTATCTTGCCGGGACCCTCGAACACCAACCCGACCTCGCCCACGAGCCCTGCCACTGA
- the yheS gene encoding putative ABC transporter ATP-binding protein YheS: protein MLIVRDLHIEVGDRTLLRGACFTLHPGDKVGLVGRNGAGKTTLLRTLVGYAAPKGGSVLRSGNLGYFSQEAALPDLERPDMTALERVLTARGIGVLLRRIEEARRKVARLDGERRDHAIRNFARLQDQFDAAGGYVAEAEAKQTAAAVGIGNDELIQPVATMSGGQRRRVELARILFAETDVMLLDEPTNHLDLDAKAWLMDYLASYRGALMVVSHDLPLLDEAITSVLSLEAAVLEPYRGNYSNFLVERERRRTQRVKERKQQERKIARLEENIRRFKGTTEKMARVAKSMETRVDRIKRDLVEIRARGKNVAVAFPQPVPSGRTPLTGSGLTKAYGDNLVFVDVDVDTNRGERLLIMGLNGAGKTTLLRILAGVEQPDLGEVTLGYRASVGYYAQEHEQIEAGVKVLDHLRKVSDQPDKVLRTMLGHFLLADKIDQDAGTLSGGEKTKLALAQLVMAQANVLLLDEPTNNLDPQAKDALLAALQRYEGTIILVSHDTSFVARLEPDRVMLMPDGDTAFFDESMLELVALA from the coding sequence ATGCTCATCGTGAGGGACCTCCACATCGAAGTCGGCGACCGTACACTGCTGCGCGGCGCCTGCTTCACGCTGCACCCGGGCGACAAGGTCGGGCTCGTCGGCCGCAACGGGGCGGGCAAGACGACGCTGCTTCGGACCCTCGTCGGGTACGCGGCTCCCAAGGGCGGGTCGGTGTTGCGCTCCGGCAACCTCGGTTACTTCTCCCAGGAGGCCGCTCTGCCCGATCTCGAACGCCCCGACATGACTGCCCTCGAGCGGGTGCTCACCGCCAGAGGCATCGGTGTCCTCCTGCGGCGGATCGAAGAGGCACGCCGCAAGGTCGCACGCCTCGACGGGGAGCGTCGAGACCACGCCATCCGCAACTTCGCGCGCCTCCAAGACCAGTTCGACGCCGCAGGCGGGTATGTCGCCGAAGCCGAGGCGAAACAGACCGCCGCAGCCGTCGGGATCGGCAACGACGAACTCATCCAACCGGTCGCGACGATGTCCGGTGGGCAGCGACGGAGGGTCGAACTCGCCCGAATCCTGTTCGCCGAGACCGACGTCATGCTCCTGGACGAGCCGACCAACCACCTCGACCTCGACGCGAAAGCCTGGCTGATGGACTATCTGGCCTCCTACCGGGGAGCGCTCATGGTCGTCAGTCACGATCTGCCACTGCTCGACGAGGCGATCACATCGGTGCTCTCGCTCGAAGCCGCAGTGTTGGAACCGTACCGGGGCAACTACTCGAACTTCCTCGTCGAGCGGGAACGCCGCCGAACCCAGCGGGTCAAGGAACGCAAGCAACAGGAACGCAAGATCGCCAGGCTCGAAGAGAACATCCGTCGCTTCAAGGGCACCACCGAGAAGATGGCGAGAGTCGCGAAATCGATGGAGACCCGGGTCGACCGGATCAAACGGGACCTCGTCGAGATCCGGGCCAGAGGCAAGAACGTGGCGGTCGCCTTCCCCCAGCCCGTCCCGTCGGGGCGAACCCCGCTCACCGGATCGGGCCTCACCAAGGCCTACGGCGACAACCTCGTGTTCGTCGATGTCGACGTCGACACGAACCGGGGGGAACGGCTGCTGATCATGGGCCTCAACGGCGCCGGCAAGACGACCCTGCTGCGCATCCTCGCCGGTGTCGAACAGCCCGACCTGGGGGAGGTGACGCTCGGATACCGGGCCAGTGTCGGCTACTACGCCCAGGAGCACGAACAGATCGAGGCCGGTGTGAAGGTCCTCGACCATCTGCGCAAGGTATCCGATCAGCCCGACAAGGTGCTGCGCACCATGCTCGGCCACTTCCTGCTTGCCGACAAGATCGATCAGGACGCCGGCACCCTGTCCGGCGGGGAGAAGACGAAACTCGCGTTGGCGCAACTCGTCATGGCCCAAGCGAACGTGCTGCTGCTCGACGAGCCGACCAACAACCTCGACCCGCAGGCCAAAGACGCGTTGCTGGCCGCGTTGCAGCGCTACGAAGGGACGATCATCCTGGTGAGCCACGACACCAGCTTCGTGGCCCGACTCGAACCCGACCGGGTGATGCTCATGCCCGACGGCGACACCGCGTTCTTCGACGAGTCGATGCTGGAGTTGGTCGCGTTGGCGTGA
- a CDS encoding succinate dehydrogenase/fumarate reductase iron-sulfur subunit has protein sequence MERLSGSNTLYYPGCVTRYALPDIQASYEALLRRAGIDFIMLPGETLCCGSPVKRAGYLDEFEDLKAKNLEVFARFSVRKVITNCPGCYHTLEQDYGLDAIHISQALAGLRPDGQNEEAAGAGEITYHDPCHLGRWSGVYDEPRRLLAAAGWRVSELPDNREQSLCCGAGGGLKSNFPELADAIACQRLEMVENGRLCTTCPLCYAHFKQNADGIEVLEFSQALAHVPDTEPAP, from the coding sequence TTGGAGAGACTCTCCGGAAGCAACACGCTCTACTATCCCGGCTGCGTAACCCGCTATGCCCTGCCGGATATCCAGGCGAGTTACGAAGCCCTGTTGCGTCGTGCCGGCATCGATTTCATCATGCTTCCCGGCGAGACTCTGTGCTGTGGAAGCCCGGTCAAACGGGCCGGCTATCTGGACGAGTTCGAAGATCTCAAGGCGAAGAACCTGGAAGTGTTCGCCAGGTTCAGCGTCCGCAAGGTCATCACCAACTGCCCCGGCTGCTACCACACGCTCGAGCAAGACTATGGCCTGGATGCGATCCATATCTCCCAGGCCCTGGCAGGGCTCCGGCCGGATGGTCAGAACGAGGAAGCCGCCGGTGCAGGGGAGATCACCTACCACGATCCCTGCCATCTCGGACGTTGGTCCGGCGTCTATGACGAGCCGCGCCGGCTCCTGGCCGCCGCCGGATGGCGCGTGTCCGAGCTGCCCGACAACCGCGAACAGAGCCTCTGCTGCGGCGCCGGTGGCGGACTGAAGTCGAATTTCCCCGAACTCGCCGACGCGATCGCCTGCCAGCGCCTGGAGATGGTGGAGAACGGCCGTCTGTGTACCACCTGTCCTCTCTGTTACGCGCACTTCAAACAGAACGCCGACGGCATCGAGGTGCTGGAGTTCAGTCAGGCGCTGGCCCACGTCCCCGACACGGAACCTGCGCCATGA
- a CDS encoding 4Fe-4S dicluster domain protein has product MLNTHAENPPCIECGLCREFCPVFGILRQEQISPRGLAILASGGIASVLFYQCTLCRACREVCPVTHDPDGESIRAGLVANGVETEVNKTMIANIRRYGNPFGELEDGEIPKTLTCC; this is encoded by the coding sequence ATGTTGAACACGCACGCGGAGAACCCGCCCTGTATCGAATGCGGGTTGTGCCGCGAGTTCTGTCCGGTCTTTGGCATCCTGCGACAGGAACAGATCAGTCCGCGTGGGTTGGCGATCTTGGCCTCGGGGGGCATCGCATCGGTGCTCTTTTACCAATGCACGCTCTGTCGCGCCTGTCGGGAAGTTTGCCCGGTGACTCACGATCCCGACGGTGAATCCATTCGTGCCGGATTGGTGGCGAACGGAGTGGAAACCGAAGTGAACAAGACGATGATTGCCAACATTCGTCGGTATGGGAATCCCTTTGGGGAACTCGAAGATGGGGAGATCCCCAAGACCCTGACCTGTTGTTGA
- the rutA_1 gene encoding pyrimidine monooxygenase RutA — translation MTEPQIGGTYEQLLAAALWAEQAGMVSFARSDHYYSTQDPRPDATDAFATLAGLARETRCIRLAVLVSPITFRHPAVIAKNAATIDQMSGGRFDLGIGTGWMELEHDAFGFPFPPWAERFERLEEALAYLEAAFGPGTGTLSGRYYELDAEVLPKPTDLRIIVGGSGANRTPTLAGTHADEYNHFIASPGEIAPKIARVREAATAAGRDPEAIAISVMGPVLTGKDEASYRHRLENVATARDRDPEDLEQSWSDYGIPVGPPARVREALAALTEIGVSKFYVQHLDLTDLSGLDETLEALAG, via the coding sequence ATGACAGAACCGCAGATCGGTGGTACGTACGAGCAACTCCTTGCCGCCGCTCTTTGGGCCGAACAGGCGGGCATGGTCTCGTTCGCACGCTCCGACCACTACTACTCGACCCAGGACCCCCGCCCCGACGCCACCGACGCGTTCGCGACCCTCGCCGGCCTCGCACGTGAAACCCGGTGCATTCGCCTCGCGGTTCTCGTGTCTCCGATCACGTTCCGTCACCCGGCCGTCATCGCCAAGAACGCTGCAACGATCGACCAGATGTCCGGAGGGCGGTTCGATCTGGGGATCGGTACCGGATGGATGGAACTCGAGCACGACGCGTTCGGGTTTCCGTTTCCTCCGTGGGCCGAACGATTCGAACGTCTCGAGGAGGCACTGGCGTACCTGGAAGCCGCCTTCGGACCTGGTACCGGGACGCTGTCGGGTCGCTACTACGAGCTCGATGCCGAGGTCTTGCCGAAGCCGACCGATCTGCGAATCATCGTCGGAGGGTCGGGCGCGAATCGGACACCGACGCTGGCCGGGACGCACGCCGACGAGTACAACCACTTCATCGCTTCTCCCGGGGAGATCGCCCCGAAGATCGCTCGGGTGCGCGAAGCGGCCACAGCGGCCGGCAGAGACCCGGAGGCCATCGCGATCAGCGTGATGGGTCCCGTGCTCACCGGCAAGGACGAGGCGAGCTATCGACACCGCCTCGAGAACGTCGCCACAGCCCGGGATCGGGACCCGGAGGACCTGGAACAGTCTTGGTCGGACTACGGCATCCCCGTCGGCCCGCCGGCCCGAGTCAGGGAGGCGCTCGCCGCCCTCACCGAGATCGGAGTCTCCAAGTTCTACGTCCAGCACCTCGATCTCACCGACTTGAGCGGCCTCGACGAGACGCTGGAAGCGCTGGCCGGCTAA
- a CDS encoding polyketide cyclase / dehydrase and lipid transport, whose translation MAPDRFTHHVSVDTTPESAWRVLQQPETWGTIAGVERVYDARHSPDGVLRAYRFTVRAAGKAYEGTATTHDVDAPTLMAVTIDTSEVIGTITVELAPSNPGGIDMTASLKMQAKGILSVLIFPLIAAAVGSGFPGQIEEIAARMEAAHQAPA comes from the coding sequence ATGGCCCCCGATCGATTCACCCACCACGTCAGTGTCGACACCACCCCGGAGTCGGCGTGGCGGGTACTCCAGCAACCCGAAACCTGGGGCACGATCGCCGGTGTCGAGCGGGTCTACGACGCACGGCACTCCCCCGACGGTGTCCTGCGCGCCTACCGGTTCACCGTGAGAGCCGCCGGAAAGGCCTACGAGGGCACCGCCACGACCCACGACGTCGACGCACCAACCTTGATGGCCGTGACGATCGACACGTCCGAGGTGATCGGCACGATCACCGTCGAACTGGCACCCAGCAACCCGGGTGGCATCGACATGACCGCATCACTGAAGATGCAGGCCAAGGGCATACTCTCGGTCCTGATCTTCCCCCTCATCGCCGCGGCGGTCGGTTCCGGGTTCCCCGGCCAGATCGAGGAGATCGCCGCCCGCATGGAGGCGGCCCACCAAGCACCGGCGTGA
- the atpC gene encoding ATP synthase epsilon chain, which produces MSFRVDIVAPEAVVWSGDADFLVAKTVEGEIGVLTDHEPLMAALATGVVVVVAGEEKVTVGMHGGFLQIVDNHVTLLTDRAELTDDRGRALEVAERLRAEEG; this is translated from the coding sequence ATGAGTTTCCGTGTCGACATCGTTGCTCCCGAGGCCGTCGTCTGGTCTGGTGACGCCGACTTTCTCGTCGCCAAGACCGTCGAAGGCGAGATCGGTGTGCTCACCGATCACGAGCCGCTGATGGCGGCACTCGCCACCGGTGTCGTCGTCGTCGTGGCGGGAGAAGAGAAGGTGACTGTGGGGATGCACGGCGGCTTCTTGCAGATCGTCGACAACCACGTGACGCTTCTCACCGACAGGGCCGAACTCACCGATGACCGCGGCAGGGCGCTCGAGGTCGCAGAGCGGCTGCGCGCCGAGGAGGGCTGA